One genomic window of Candidatus Trichorickettsia mobilis includes the following:
- a CDS encoding outer membrane protein assembly factor BamD: MKMKFSYLFILGLLLIGCKSKKKDNDIIVPAAELYGNALVLLEKNKYNDAANEFGKVFLQHPGNLVTPQAELMHAYSLFLATEYEEAVDVLDTFIKLHPMNLDIAYAYYLKGLSYYMQISNVHLDQSRTSLAKASFDDVIQRFPGTKYAIDAALKIDLVNDHLAGKEMEVGRYYLRIKNPIAAILRFQNVIEQYQTTSHTSEALYRLVLGYKSLGLNEDAKKYAAVLGHNYPASTWYKHAYALVTKEK, from the coding sequence ATGAAGATGAAATTTTCTTACCTATTCATATTAGGGTTATTACTTATTGGTTGTAAAAGCAAAAAAAAAGATAACGACATTATTGTTCCTGCTGCAGAACTATATGGTAATGCTTTGGTTCTATTGGAGAAGAATAAATATAATGATGCCGCCAACGAATTTGGCAAAGTGTTTTTACAGCATCCAGGAAACTTAGTTACACCACAAGCCGAGTTGATGCATGCTTATTCTTTGTTTTTAGCAACCGAATATGAAGAAGCTGTTGATGTATTAGATACGTTTATCAAATTACATCCAATGAACCTGGACATCGCATATGCATATTATCTTAAAGGATTATCGTATTATATGCAAATTTCCAACGTCCACCTTGATCAATCTAGAACAAGCCTAGCCAAGGCAAGTTTTGATGATGTGATCCAACGTTTTCCTGGAACTAAATACGCTATAGATGCAGCATTAAAAATTGATCTGGTAAATGATCATCTCGCTGGAAAAGAGATGGAAGTAGGGCGCTATTATTTACGCATTAAGAACCCGATTGCAGCCATTCTCAGATTCCAAAATGTAATAGAGCAATATCAAACTACCTCTCATACTTCCGAAGCTCTATATCGTCTGGTTTTAGGTTATAAATCACTTGGATTAAATGAGGATGCTAAAAAATATGCTGCGGTACTAGGACATAATTATCCAGCAAGTACGTGGTATAAGCATGCCTATGCTTTGGTAACTAAGGAAAAATAA
- the glnA gene encoding type I glutamate--ammonia ligase yields MANYQNFLNYLKQHQIYFVDFRFTDLHGVWHHITYPVSMINEELLNGSIFFDGSSIQYWCAINQSDMLLIPDISPNLDNIAIDPFADVATVIVTCDVFDPLNLLPYKKDPRYVAKQAEKYLQQTGIADTAYFGPEVEFFIFDSVHFQSNAEHCFYNIKSDEFTHNNGAMTDNNHGCRPKAKGGYFPVAPLDSMHNMRSKMLIDMQTMGLEVEKHHHEVAPAQHEIGIKYRSLLHSADAIQIYKYVVRNVARSCGKTASFMAKPVFADNGSGMHVHQSLWLNGNSLFAGMEYAGLSEIALYYIGGILKHAKSLNAFTNPTTNSYKRLVPGFEAPVICAYSMRNRSAACRIPVENSPNAKRVEIRFPDPTANPYLAFAAMIMAGIDGIQNKIHPGESHNEDLFEDKEIAKTLPSVAGSLREALVALEQDNNYLLIGEVFSKELLASYLEMKWKEVTAIEQFPHPLEFSYYYNN; encoded by the coding sequence ATGGCCAACTATCAGAACTTTTTAAACTACCTTAAACAACATCAAATCTATTTTGTCGATTTTCGTTTCACTGATTTACATGGTGTATGGCACCATATAACTTATCCAGTATCGATGATTAATGAAGAATTACTAAATGGTAGTATCTTTTTTGATGGCTCCTCAATTCAATATTGGTGTGCTATTAATCAGTCAGATATGTTGTTAATACCAGATATATCACCAAACCTGGATAACATCGCAATTGATCCATTTGCAGATGTAGCTACAGTGATTGTTACATGTGATGTATTTGATCCATTAAATTTATTGCCGTATAAAAAAGATCCGCGCTATGTCGCAAAACAAGCCGAAAAATATCTACAACAAACTGGGATTGCAGACACTGCCTACTTTGGTCCAGAAGTAGAATTTTTTATTTTTGATAGTGTTCATTTTCAGTCAAATGCTGAGCATTGTTTCTATAATATCAAATCTGATGAATTTACTCATAATAATGGTGCTATGACAGATAATAATCATGGATGCCGGCCAAAGGCCAAAGGTGGTTATTTTCCAGTAGCACCATTGGATTCGATGCACAATATGCGTTCTAAAATGTTAATAGATATGCAAACGATGGGGTTGGAGGTAGAAAAACATCATCATGAGGTGGCGCCAGCTCAGCATGAGATCGGTATTAAATATAGGTCGTTATTACATAGTGCTGATGCAATACAAATTTATAAATATGTGGTTCGTAATGTGGCTCGTAGTTGTGGTAAGACAGCAAGTTTTATGGCAAAACCAGTATTTGCTGATAATGGCTCTGGGATGCATGTTCATCAATCATTATGGCTTAATGGTAATTCCTTATTTGCAGGTATGGAATATGCAGGCCTATCTGAAATAGCACTATATTATATTGGTGGTATTTTAAAACATGCAAAAAGTTTAAATGCATTTACTAACCCGACCACCAATAGCTATAAGCGTTTAGTGCCAGGTTTTGAGGCGCCGGTAATTTGTGCTTATTCCATGCGTAATAGATCAGCTGCTTGCAGAATACCGGTTGAAAATTCACCTAATGCAAAACGGGTGGAAATAAGATTTCCTGATCCAACTGCTAATCCTTATTTGGCCTTTGCTGCAATGATTATGGCTGGTATTGATGGTATTCAAAATAAAATTCATCCAGGAGAAAGCCATAATGAAGATTTATTTGAAGATAAAGAGATTGCCAAAACATTGCCAAGCGTAGCAGGTTCGCTAAGAGAAGCTCTAGTTGCTTTAGAGCAGGATAATAATTATTTATTGATTGGAGAAGTTTTTAGTAAGGAACTATTAGCGAGCTATTTAGAGATGAAATGGAAAGAAGTGACTGCCATCGAGCAATTCCCTCATCCATTGGAATTTAGTTATTATTATAATAACTAA
- a CDS encoding multidrug effflux MFS transporter, whose amino-acid sequence MKAQYLPFLLIVALINSCIELEISAPSFLDIAEQLQVPYSMVGLTITYNLFGFCLAALIYGPLSESYGRRKIMLIGNVILAIGAIGCVFAPSIEGLLMARFIQGIGAATSAVVVSAIIADSYGIDKATQLYGIMNAIFTTIMALAPIIGGFINKEIGWRGNYACVAIICLISLILLYFFLPETLKKQTPLDIKSIFVDYKTLLTNPIFLSASAVPSLCYGVYMAFIAISPFLYMQTFKLGMLNYTLHQGVVIAVFAIVSLGSGWLIKKLGTINAIYLGLVLYIIGSIMTLFANSPYVVTFSLSICGIGAAIFYPIIFVRSIEIFPELKGTASSAIMSMRYVLCSTLTWIASYSYDGTPATFAHVIIITTIFIILFIIHLKRNMFFHLVKP is encoded by the coding sequence ATGAAGGCACAATATTTACCATTTTTATTGATAGTAGCGCTTATTAACAGTTGTATTGAATTAGAGATATCTGCTCCTAGTTTTCTAGATATTGCTGAACAGTTGCAAGTTCCATATTCTATGGTAGGACTGACTATTACTTATAATTTATTTGGCTTTTGTCTTGCAGCATTAATTTATGGGCCATTATCAGAAAGTTATGGACGTCGTAAAATCATGCTAATTGGCAATGTAATTTTAGCAATTGGTGCTATAGGTTGTGTCTTTGCTCCTTCTATTGAAGGATTATTAATGGCTAGATTTATCCAGGGTATAGGTGCTGCAACTTCTGCTGTAGTGGTATCGGCAATTATTGCCGACAGCTATGGTATTGATAAAGCCACACAATTATATGGAATAATGAATGCTATTTTTACTACTATAATGGCGTTAGCACCAATAATCGGAGGGTTTATTAATAAGGAAATTGGCTGGCGTGGAAATTATGCTTGTGTTGCCATTATATGTTTAATTTCTTTAATATTGTTATATTTTTTCTTGCCGGAAACATTAAAGAAACAAACGCCTCTCGATATTAAATCTATTTTTGTAGATTACAAGACATTATTAACTAATCCTATCTTCCTCAGCGCTTCGGCGGTTCCAAGTTTATGTTATGGTGTTTATATGGCTTTTATTGCTATCTCGCCATTTTTATATATGCAGACATTTAAGCTTGGTATGTTAAATTATACTCTACATCAGGGAGTAGTTATTGCAGTTTTTGCGATTGTCAGCCTAGGCTCAGGGTGGCTAATCAAGAAACTTGGTACAATAAACGCGATTTATTTAGGTTTAGTTTTATATATTATTGGCTCAATTATGACTTTGTTTGCCAATTCACCTTATGTTGTAACTTTCAGCCTCAGTATTTGTGGTATTGGAGCAGCTATTTTTTATCCTATAATTTTTGTGCGTTCAATTGAGATATTTCCTGAACTCAAAGGTACAGCTTCATCTGCAATCATGAGTATGCGCTATGTGTTGTGCTCTACTCTTACTTGGATAGCCAGCTACTCTTATGATGGCACACCAGCAACATTTGCTCATGTAATTATTATAACAACGATATTTATTATATTATTTATAATTCATCTAAAGAGAAATATGTTTTTTCATCTTGTTAAGCCGTAA
- a CDS encoding IS91 family transposase: protein MIGVIGVDFTEKYSELRYGIIFNVTKVILCGTKYLGFKSYSCPTCDHGKSVVFSCKGRFCSRCGKKQTDQWISKATNVLPKTRWQHITFTMPDSLWPIFWLNRNLFGLISAVAAGIIKEIATKKKIVVAIFTALHTFGRDLKRNVHIHLSVTCGGIDSKGNWRKLFFPAEPIKKMWRHRILELFRSEYASSNLKLPSKYQNDGDFNNWMIGLYEISWYVYLQKPSDDHKRNINYLGRYIKRPPISEARIEEYDGLQVTFRFLDHYNNTIDHVTMPVLQFISSLIMHIPDRYFRIIRYYGFLSNRTRGIQLPIVYKAINQIIPKKIKSLNWRLMIWLNFKKDPLSCPNCNQFMSLRQVYYGLSPPLLLVKINELL, encoded by the coding sequence TTGATCGGGGTAATTGGCGTCGATTTCACTGAAAAATATAGCGAGCTGAGGTATGGTATTATCTTTAACGTTACTAAAGTTATATTGTGCGGAACGAAATATTTAGGATTTAAGAGTTATAGCTGCCCTACATGTGATCACGGTAAATCAGTAGTATTTAGTTGTAAAGGTAGATTTTGTTCTCGTTGCGGTAAGAAGCAAACAGATCAATGGATAAGTAAAGCTACCAATGTTCTACCAAAGACACGTTGGCAGCACATTACATTTACAATGCCCGACTCATTATGGCCAATATTTTGGCTTAATCGCAATCTGTTTGGATTAATTTCTGCTGTTGCCGCCGGAATTATTAAGGAAATAGCAACAAAGAAAAAGATTGTAGTCGCTATATTTACTGCCCTGCACACCTTCGGTAGAGATTTAAAACGTAATGTTCATATCCATTTATCGGTTACTTGCGGCGGTATAGATAGCAAGGGTAATTGGCGTAAATTATTTTTCCCTGCCGAGCCTATTAAAAAAATGTGGAGACATAGAATTCTTGAGTTATTTCGCTCAGAATACGCCTCAAGTAATTTGAAATTACCGTCGAAATATCAAAATGATGGCGATTTTAACAACTGGATGATCGGCCTATATGAAATCAGTTGGTATGTTTATTTGCAAAAACCATCAGACGATCATAAACGCAACATAAACTATTTAGGGCGATATATAAAACGACCTCCTATTTCTGAGGCAAGAATAGAGGAATATGATGGACTGCAAGTAACGTTTAGATTTCTTGACCACTACAATAACACGATTGATCACGTCACAATGCCTGTACTGCAGTTTATATCTAGCCTGATTATGCACATACCCGATCGTTATTTTCGAATAATAAGGTACTACGGCTTTTTATCTAACAGAACTAGAGGAATACAACTACCTATTGTATATAAGGCGATAAACCAAATTATACCTAAGAAAATCAAGTCATTGAACTGGAGATTAATGATTTGGTTAAACTTTAAAAAAGATCCGTTATCTTGTCCAAACTGTAATCAATTTATGAGCCTGAGACAGGTTTATTACGGTTTATCTCCACCCTTGTTATTAGTGAAGATCAATGAATTATTGTGA
- a CDS encoding alpha/beta hydrolase encodes MIGSMLLSACHTTNVITRNIDSDFVGNSNGFTKKLVKGGNFWITTYQRISNKHLPYVFYIEGDGLAFMGRYSISDNPTPVRPMLLKLAALDNRPNVVYIARPCQFTPMNLNPNCNQSYWTNLRMSDEVVTSLDKVINVTNNELPFSLVGYSGGGGIAVLIAARNKLVKDIITISGNLDHIGFNKYHNTTPMLGSLNPIDYATKIRNIPQLHISGGKDTTVPPFIADKFVQASGSTCVHQHIFDVAQHTKGWEATWDYILNMPLTCYKN; translated from the coding sequence ATGATTGGCAGCATGCTGTTGTCTGCTTGCCATACTACTAATGTTATAACCAGAAATATTGATTCGGATTTTGTTGGTAATTCAAATGGCTTTACCAAAAAATTAGTCAAGGGTGGTAATTTCTGGATTACTACTTATCAAAGAATCAGTAATAAACACTTACCATACGTATTTTATATTGAAGGCGATGGTTTAGCTTTTATGGGACGCTATAGTATTTCTGATAATCCAACTCCTGTACGTCCAATGTTATTAAAGCTGGCTGCTTTAGATAATAGACCTAATGTTGTGTATATAGCACGTCCATGCCAATTTACCCCTATGAATTTGAATCCAAACTGTAATCAGTCTTATTGGACTAATTTAAGAATGTCTGATGAAGTGGTGACTTCCTTGGATAAAGTCATCAATGTTACTAATAATGAGTTGCCATTTAGTTTAGTTGGTTACTCAGGTGGTGGTGGCATCGCAGTATTAATTGCTGCTAGAAATAAGTTGGTCAAGGACATTATTACTATTTCAGGAAATCTCGATCATATTGGCTTTAACAAATATCATAATACTACTCCAATGCTAGGTTCACTCAATCCTATTGATTATGCAACAAAAATACGTAATATACCGCAGTTACATATATCCGGAGGAAAAGATACTACAGTGCCTCCTTTTATAGCTGATAAATTTGTTCAGGCTAGTGGTTCCACTTGTGTGCATCAGCATATTTTTGATGTGGCACAGCATACTAAGGGATGGGAAGCTACTTGGGATTATATCTTGAACATGCCATTAACATGTTATAAAAATTAG
- the ssb gene encoding single-stranded DNA-binding protein — translation MVNSLNKVILIGNVGRDPEVRSTSEGKEIITLSLATSESWKDRATGERKEKTEWHRIVVFNEGLVGIIKNYVKKGSKIYIEGSLQTRKWVDQAGQEKYTTEIVLQNFNANLILLDAKNPGNSPESVSVKNNNSNFDHSELDDEIPF, via the coding sequence ATGGTTAATAGTTTAAATAAGGTTATATTAATTGGTAATGTAGGGCGTGATCCAGAGGTAAGGTCTACTAGTGAAGGCAAGGAAATAATAACTTTAAGCCTTGCAACTAGTGAATCCTGGAAAGATCGTGCTACTGGTGAACGCAAAGAAAAAACGGAATGGCACCGTATTGTAGTATTTAATGAGGGGTTAGTTGGTATTATCAAGAATTATGTAAAAAAAGGCAGTAAAATATATATAGAAGGTAGTTTACAAACGCGTAAGTGGGTTGATCAAGCTGGCCAGGAAAAATATACTACTGAGATTGTTTTACAAAATTTTAATGCTAATCTGATTTTGCTTGATGCTAAGAATCCTGGTAATAGCCCGGAGTCAGTATCAGTAAAGAATAATAATAGCAATTTTGATCATAGTGAGCTTGATGATGAAATACCTTTTTAA